ttagcataatgttttcgaaGTTCACCCATGCTGTACCATGTGTCAGAACttagtttctttttatggctgcatagtattccgttgtatgcaTATACCAACATGGCACCTGTTTGTCTATTAATGGACACTTGAGTTATTTccgtcttttggctattgtgaagaatGCTGCTCTGAGTATTGTTGTACAAGTgtgtgtttgagtccctgctttcaagtcttcggggtatatacctaagagtggaattgctgagtcacaggtaattttatttttaattttttggggaactgccaaactgtttttcacagcgGCTATGCCGTTTTTACATTCCAGTCAGCAGTGCTAAATTTCTCCAAATTCTTGCCaacactttttattttccattctCTGATGATTGTCTTCCTAGTGGATGTTGgaaaaccatggtggtgtagtggttcagtactatggttgctaaccaaaaagttagcagcttgaatccaccaggtgctccttagaaactctatggggcagttctactctgtcctgtagggttgctatgactcggaatcgacttgatagcaatgggtttttttttttttttttttggtttagtggatgtgaagtggtatctcattgtggttttgatttgcatttccctaataactatTGGCATACATGTacttattgaccatttgtatttcttctttggagaactgtctattcaagtccttttccagggctactttattttttttaattttttgttgtgctttaggtgaaagtttacagctcaggttagttTGTCATACAGAagtttatgcacacattgttatgtggccctagttcctctccctataatgtgacagcatactcttcctttccacccagTATTTCCcgagtccattcaaccagctcctgttcctttctgccttctcgtctcgcccccggacaggagctgtccatttagtctcgtgtatctccttgaactatgaagcatgctcttcacgagtatcattttatgtcttatagtccagtcaaatctttgtctgaagagttggctttggggatgattttagttctgggttaacagagggtccaggggccatgtcttctggggattctccattctcagtcagaccgttaagcatggtctttttactagaactttGAGTTCTgtgccccacttttctcctgctcggtcagggactttctgttatgttccctgtcaggtcattggtggtagccgggtaccatctagttcttccagtctcaggttgatggagtctctggtttatgtggccttttttgtgtcttgggctagtattttccatgtggttttggtgttcttcattctcctttgctccaggtgggttgggatccagcctaaaaccaaacctgttgctgtcgagtcgattccgactcatagcaaccaaccctataggacagagtagaactgccccatagagtttccaaggagcgcctggtagattcaaactgccaaccttttaggttagcagacatagcacttaaccactacaccgctagGGATCCAGGGCTGCTTCAATATCACCCATGTCAGGCTAGAGAACTAGCTCAAAGAGACCAGTGCTGCCTACCGACGCCAAGCACTAGATGCTGCATCTCCGGCTGTGGACACTACTGTAGCATTGCTTCACTACTGCTTGGCTTTACTGATGCTGCCATCAGCGTTTCTCACATTCACTGCCTCTTGGCTCACTGGCTGGGATGGGAGTGTTTCACTCATGACAGCTTCGTCACATGCTTTTCTCCAGTTGCAAGGGAGGCTTTAAAAGCAAATAGCTGGCATTTTCAGCTTCTGCGCAGGGAGGCAAATTCTGCTGCCACCAAGTCGTACTGGGTGGGGAATTCCCCAAACATAGAAAAACGGTGTAGATTCTGATTGACTACAAAGAATGGCAAAGGTCCACTCCATCCCTCCCTTCTGCTAAAGACAGAAACCCAGGAGTGATTCCTGGATTCTCTCTTTCCCCTCACTTAAGTCCATCAGCAAGTAGTTGATTCTGTCTCCAAAATACAGCCTTGAGTCCCTCCTTAATTCATCTCTAGACAAGAACTTAATACAACCAGCCATTATCTATTATCTGGATTACTATAGTAACCTCCTGTCTTTCCACTTTCCTGTTCTTCCTTCCAGTCCACATCCCGCAAAACAGCAGGAGTGAATTTCTTTGTAAATCACCTTATACAACTTTCTTGTTTTAAAGGCTTTGGTGGCTTCTTTTTGCACTTAGAATATAATCCAAAAGCCTTATTATGGCCTATAAGGAAGGTGATCTACCTAGgatatgattttaaaaattccttcctttttctctaaAAAGCATCTTTTTCTACAGACTTACTGGGTACACTGAGACCCGAAGAACCCCCCCAATCTATTGCCTGGAAATAACTTTTAAACCTTGAATGGAAACTgtcccatgaagtcatctttaaactaaacaacagtttaactCAATAAATAACATtcgccttgagcattgtgccttTTTAAAGAATTACCTAAATCAGATCAACATGACCACAGTaattctaaagcacagatgagaactctAAGGGACACAAAATCTAAGTCAATGGTGGTGAGACAATTTGGGCAGAGAGGATATGAATGGTGACACACCTGAAGTATGTAACCACTGTCAATGATTGTACATGTAAAATTGTTGAATggttgtatgttttgttgtgtatattttcacacaaTGGCGTACACAAAAAGTCTGGTTTGGACAATAAGTTATTGTCATTTTTCCTAGAAGGTCACCCGTTTTCTGCACCCTGATACCTCCCCCACACTCACTAAGCTCCCTTCGTATGTACCTTCTCTTTGTTCCTTTTCCTACTTTGGAGCCTTCGTTGGTCCCATCCTTTGTGCCTGGTACACTTTATTCCTTGCATCCTTCACACAGctttctccttcccctccctcaagTCTTAGCTTGTCATCTCCGAAATGCTTTTCTTTGCATCTCTATCTAAATAgtctctctcctcctctttccTCTATATCATTTCCTTGATAATACGCACCACAATTTGACATTTAATTGCTCTGTCCACGTGTTTAGTGTCTGTCTGCctcctagaatgtaagctccacaagagaatgtaagctccatgaaggcagggattAGATCTGTCTTGCTTCCCCAGGTCCCGACTGTCACATACCTGTCACATAAAGGCTCCCTTGGTACGTGTTTTGTTGAGTTAATGCAtaaaaggccttccttccatgaCTCCTGACAAGGTTAAGTTACCATGCTGAACGCACCCAAAGCATGCTGTGCTTTTTCTTCCTTAGCGCTTCTTGCAATTAACTGTACTTAAACAATAATTAATATAATTGCAATGTATTCCCAGCTTCTCCTTCTGGACTGTAACTTCCATGAGAACTGAGACCATGCTTAGAGCAGGGCCCATATAGTTCAGTGCGCACATGTTTGCTGAGAACGGAGCCAAGCTTAGTGCGGCGCCTGTGTAGTTCAGTGCGCATGCGTGTGTTGGCTCTTCTGCCATGCCGTGTAggagctggggagggggaggcagaGGTGATTTTGGCGGCCTGGTTCTGTGGTAGTATATTCAAAAACGTGAGGAAGCTTCCTTGACCTTCCGTGCTTCACTCTCAGCCTCCCTCCTAGAAGTGCTTTGAGCCTTGAAAAATCTGGCCTTTGGTGAGCCAAATGGCAAGGGGTGGGAGCCAGACGTCTGAGTTCTCGGGAGGAGTGGGACAGGTGTGGAGGAAACGCTTGTAGCTAACACCCTAACCCGATTCTGTGTTGTCTTTGTGAACAGCAGAGGCGGCCAATGAAACCTCCCCTGTGCATCAAACCCCAGCCTCAGCctcagcctcagccccagccccagccccagccccagctaatCAACAAGGGACTCTTACAACACCCAGTACTACAATGGGGTCTCCAGCCTTAGACGTGGGAAAACCGGGTGCCATGACTCCAGATCTCCAGGCAACCCCGGGTACCACGACTCCGACTACAAGCCAGGGAACCCCAGGTACCACGATTCCAACTACAGGCCAGGGAATCCCGGGTACCACGATTCCAACTACAGGCCAGGGAACCCCGGGTACCACAACTTCAGCTGCAGGCCAGGGATACCTGGGTACCACAACTCCAGATCCTGGCCAGGGACACCCGAGTACCACGACTCCAGCTCCTGGCCAGGGACACCCGAGTACCACGACTCCAGCTTCAGACCAGAACTCGGGTACCACGACTCCAGCTCCGGGCCAGGGAAACCGAGATACAGGTCCCAGTGACCAGACCACAGTGGTGACTCCACGCCCAGACAGCCCTCCTGCGGTTGACTCAGATGGCTCTACACAGTCAGGACCCATCACCCCACCTGAGAATAAAACCACAGGCAGCCAGAACGTAGCCAAAGATGCAGATCAATCTGGAGGCACAAGTAAGCAGGACGTTACCACAGCCTGTGGGACTCCTGGTGAAACAACTCAGGTGGCCTGTCAATCTCCAAGTCAAGATAGCGCCTCGAAAACCACACCTGCTGTTAATCCCCAGCCATCTGGGAGCTCTGTTACTTCGAAGCCCCGAGGGAGCACAACCGAAAAACAATCCACAAATGCCCCAGTTCCAGGCTCAGGCCCTGTGGATAGTCCCACCGTCACAGCTCCGGTGACAGCTGCCACACCAAGTAAGTCatgccttcttcttcttttttttttccaagcaagAAGGAACTTTTAAAAGCTCATATTTAATGTAATTGCTCCACTGGAAGATAGAGATTTATGCTGAGGGTTAAACAATACGAATACACTTCACCTTCATTCAGACTTTGTTTCCCATTTCAATGATGAGCAGGGGCCCCGCGCTGTGTGCTCTGATGAGGGCTCAACGGTGTTGCCCACTTTAGCACATAAACCAGCCAACAGTCTATTCGTGGTAAGACTCTGGGTGCTTGTGGtacttggttgttgttaggtgctgtcgagtcaagccTGACTTAGACAACCCCAcgcataacagaacaaagcactggccggtcctgcaccatccccgtgattggttgtgggttggactgttgtgatccacagggttttcatcagctgatttttagaagtagattgccaggcctttcttcctagtccattttaatctggcagctctgctgaaacctgttcagcatcatagcaacacacaagcctccactgacggctGGTGGCGGCCCGTGAGGTGCAGTGGCcgggaactgaacctgggtctcctgcatggcgggtgagaattctcccactgaaccaccactgcccccgatGATAGAACTCTAGAACAATATTTCTCTAAGAAATTTGACAGCCATCCACGATAAGATACATTTTGATTTTATCTCATGATCCaggacacacacaccccacacttGGACCACACTCATAACTGAAAGAAAAGTTTCCCAGAAACAGGACTTAAACCTTCACTCTACGTGATGCACcctgatattttctattttattccatCTCCTTTTTTCAAGTGCTGATCGTAAGTcagtgaattatttttaaaacctgCTGATGGGCCATGAGCTTCAAGAGCACGTCCCAGCTGAGATCTGTTGAATTAGCATTTTTGGGCATGAGCCTGAGAGCCTGCATTTTTTCAGGCCCTCCAGGTAATTTTGATGCATCTTGAAGTGAACAGAGGGCTGCactagaaggagtccctggggggtccCTGCCTCCCTGAGTGGCCCATCCGCCCATGTGTCAGATTTGACTCTTGGCCACTTCTTCCTCCACTTAAACAAAATTCCTCTGCTTTCACCTTCATTAGGGCAGCTCCAAGGGCTTGAGGGGGGCAGGTCCAGCAGTCACCCCTCTTCCCGTGTCCagtcttctctcttctctcctttcacCCATCACAAGGCCTTCTGCCCCCAGCCAGCCCCTCCTAGGATAGGACACTTTGGAGACACTGCTATCTTATTCCAGAGGAGCGGGGGAGTGCTTGTTCTCTCCTCTTTCCATACCACCatcatgttcagctgctaaccaaaaggttggaggcttgagtccacccagaggcacctcagaagaaaggcctggagatttccttcccccaaaatcagccattgaaaaccccatggggctcagttctactcttactacgtggggttgccatgagtaggaatggactcagaGGCAACTATTACTGGCACTAGAAGAGGGTGGCAGCATCCTGCCGTACGTACCGTACCAGCTGGGCTCTGAGCTGGATTCCCATCCAAACCTGGACTCAAATCCCTGCTTTGCCACTTGTTGccatgtggccttgggcaaatcctgtagcctctctgaacctcagtctccTCGTCTCTAAGAAAGGAGtgtcattgtgaggattaaatgagaaagcaCATCTGCGGCCTGAGCTCAGCCAAGGGCATCGAGTAAGTGCTCAGTGGTGGTGGTCGATGTCCTCATCGTTGTCATCATCATTGTTACTTCCTTTGCCCGGTTCTCACAGTGGCTGTCCAGGCTGACCTAGCCTGTCCTATATGACAGGAACCCACATCTTCGATTCTGCGTCTCCTTCCTAATAGCCTGCTCATTGCAGCTTGTCTTGGTGGGGATAAGACTGAAGAGCAGAGAGAACAGCTAGAAGGAGAACAGACTGTCCGCTTCTCTCTAGGTGACTACTCGTCTCTTCTCACAGCCTTTTTCTTCCCAGTCTCAGATTTGTCAGCCACCATTGGAGGAGGGAAACCGGCCCCGGAGACCTCTACTTCCATGGCACCGCAGCCAGCAAGCCCCTTGCCAGGCCCCACAGGAATACCCAGCTCCAGCCCGAAGCCAACTACGACTGCCCCCCAAGGGTCCACCACCTATTCACCCACCTCAGCTCTTGGGAGTCACAAGGTAATTCCGGCAAGGGTGGGACGGACTAGTGGGCTCCAGGAAGGGCACATCTGTTCCTCCCTCCATCCAGGCCCCTTGCCAGGACCGTAGGAGCAGGGTTCCCTTCACTGCTCCCCTACCCCAGCCCCGGCTTTGCTGGCTCTGCCTTAGACCACTGGACAGCCAGGGGCCTTCCTGGCTTTGAAACTGGCCCAGCCACGCCTCTGCTGCCCTGAACGTCTTTCTTTCAGTTTCACCCTCCCGGGGGAGGGACGAGTCAAAGACAGGTCTTGCCAGGTTGAGCCCGAACCCTGACTCCAGTGGCTTCTTTCAGGTAAAGTGTGAGGCCCCCGAAAAGCCCAATGAGAAGATGCTCGTCCTGAACCTCACCAAGGCCAGCCCCTGTGTGAGTACCTCCTGAACTGGTGCCGCCTTTGCTCCCCGAAGGCAGCTCCACAGCAGGGCTGAGGAAGGTGTAGGGGAATAAGGTGTCTCTTCTAAAAAGGGGGTGAGAGGTGTGTTCACTGTCCTGCCCTTGTTTCTTCCTGGTGGGGAGGCCCCTTCCCAGCAGCTGGAGTGACAACGTGAGGTTCCGGCTCCTCCAACCAGGGTTACTCATGGGGCCACTGCAGGGCCAGAAAGAGCACCCAGGCAGTCTCCTCGCGTTCACCGTATACCTACTTCGTGGTCTGGGAGACCCTCATCCTAGTTCAGGGTGTGACTTCGGCAAATCTCCTTGCACTTGAGAGGCTTTGACTGAAAATGAGAGGCTAACAGCCTGTGGTTTTAGGTTTCCTGGCCCAGGTGTTAGCCGACAGCCTCCCagaagaccaaaccaaaaccaaacccagtgccatcgagtcgattccgactcatagcaaccctataggacacagtagaactgccccatagagtttccaaggagtacctggtggacttgaactgccgaccctttggctaccagccgtagcacttaaccactacgccacctgggtttcctccCAGAAGACCAGGTGGAGGGAATTTCCCGCTAACCTGAGAAGTCTGGGAGAGAATGGGGCCGGGTAATTCTGAGTGGAGTTTCTGGTGGTGTggaacagttaacatgcttggctgctgacagaaAAGGCTGGctattggagtccacccagaggcaccctagaaaaaaggcctggcagtctacttccaaaaaaccagccattgacaatcctatggagcacagttctactctgacacacatgaggtcaccatgaatcggaatcgactcgaagccaactgttttttttttccctggagCACAAGGGAATCATAGCCAACAGTTGTTCTTCTGCTGtggatggtgtgtgtgtgtgcaggtacATTTGTATGAGAGAGGGGGCAGGGAGCGCACCAGCCTTCATTCTACCCAGGCTCAGGAGAAGAAGGGCTGTACTCTGGGGGTGCACCATGCATGGAAATAGTTGGGAGCCCTGGAGTGCAGGTCATGGATGGCTCACTGCTGCCCTCTCCTGGTCAGTGTTTATTTTTGCAGCTACCACtggagcttaggctgctaaccaaaggtccacaattcaaaaccaccagccgctccttggaaaccctatggggtagttggaCTCAACTccttggcaacaggtttttactgttgttattgttaggtgccattgagttggttctgactcttagcaaccctgtatacagcagaaggaaacactgcccagtcctgcaccatcctcacaatccctgtgcttgagcccacgttgcagccactgtgtcagtccatcttgttaaggcccttcctcttttttgcttttaccaagcatgatgtccttctctagggactgagaATAGACCAGAACATGGTTTCCATATGAAAGAGAACTTGGATGCTCTAATGCTACCTggatttgcactttttttttcttttgcatgtcCATTTTGCTGGCATTTTCCAAGTAAACTTTACAGAAACATATTTAGACTAGAGTTTTAAAAGGGAGCGGTGTTCTCCTGGGGCTGGGCTTATTGGACGTACAGAAAGCATAGTTGAGATCGCCCCTGGGACCGCGGGGTGCTGCGCAGCCTTCCCTCAGGCACTCTTTTGGCTAAAACTTGGCAGGTTGTGGGCTGGTTGTGAGAAGTGTTTGCTTTCCTTTGCTAGAACAGGGAGGTGGAAAGTGCTGATCCTGGAGGAACTCCGAGGGAGGGAAAGCGTATGAGGGTGAAAGGTGTTATCCCACCACAGACAAGATAAAGAGGGTGAGGGCGGGGAGAGATCAGAGCGCTGCAGAGAAGCACGGGCCCGGGGAAAGCACCTAACTCTGGACTCTTGGCAGGCTGGGTGTGGCGCCAGTTGAGGCCAGAGAGCGGATAGGCTTAAGCAGGGTTGCAGCATACTCCTGACCTCTCGAGGAAGGCGGCCCCGTGAACCTAGGCTGCTGTCTGACCCGAGGAATCATCTGTGGTTTCCCCACAATAGGTACAGGGTCCTCTGGATGAAAAATTGATCACCATTCTGTGCAAAACAGTGAAAAGCTCCTTCAGCGCAGCTCAGGATCAGTGCCACATACGCCTGGCACCTGTTCCAGAAAGCCAGGCCGTGGTGGTCAAGGAGATCTCCATCCAGAGTGAGTTTTGGGCAAGGGGGGTCGAAGCCTgtgtggggtgggagtggggcaggGTGCTCAGGGGCCACGTCAGAGGATGCCACGGCCTTGGTTGTCTAGGAATTGTCTAGCCCCCCTTTCTCCTGGCCACCTGAGCTGGTCTCTGGCTCTCCACCCCTGAGCACCTCACTTGGCCGCAGCAGTGAGGCGGCACCTCTCTCTGCTTTCCCACAGCAAACCTTCTTCCCAGCGACATTTATGAGTTGCTGAAGGACAAATGGGACGACTTAAAAGATGTAAGTGGGCCCCTACCATGTGGTGGGACAGACTGGGCCAGGAGCCCGCCCTCCCTGGGACAGCCACAGTGCCTTTGCCCCAACCTCTGAGCATACAGGAACCCTCTGCTGGGCAAACATCTAGAAGACAGGAGGGTGAGAGGGCCGCATAAGCAGAAGTGCTGGTAAAGGGTAGGGGTACAGAGGGGTGTCCCAGAACCTGTTTTCTGCCACGTGACTTTCTCCTTCCTGGCCAGGTGGGGGTCAGTGACATGCAGCTTGGGGACCAGGGGCCCCCAGAGGAGGCCGAGGACCGGTTCAGCATGCCTCTCATCATCGCCATAGTCTGCATGGCGTCCTTCCTGCTCCTTGTCGCGGCTCTCTATGGCTGCTGCCACCAGCGTCTGTCTCACAGGAGGGACCAGGTGAGCACGCCCCTTCTCAGCCAGGGGACACCTCAGGTCACCAGATGGTAGAGGAGGACAGTGAGTGGGCCGTGGACCCTTTGTGACAGGCCCACAGGCCCTCAAGGGCCCCACTTGCTAGCTGGGAAGaccatgggctttggagtcagacacgGTTTCCGCTTGACTCTGCCCCTTATCTGAGACTGCGAGCAAGTCATGTGACCTCTTTGAGCTTCAGGTTCCTCATCTGCTTGATGGGGACAGTGTCCACCTTGCAGAACGGTTGAGGATTAATTGATCTAAGTGGGCCCAGGCCGCCTGTCTAATCAAAATTTCCTCACTCGCCTTACAGAATGCCCATCATTACAGTTCCCCCTGATCTGTGGTTCccaaccctggctgcacattcTGGGGAGCTTAAAAAATCCCCACACATAGCTTCCCTGCACACCAACCAAGTGGGTGTCTCTGGACCAGTGTATTTGTTAGAAGCTTCCCAGATGATTTTAGTGTGTAACCAAAGTTGTCTCtcagataaaaagaaagaaaaagtactgTTGCCAGGTGGCTGCTATCTGAGCGGAGATGGTCCTGGGCATCACTGTACCTGTCTCGTGCAGGCTTAGAGTGGTTCTCAGTCACCCAACCTGGGGGAGCTGTTTTCTGACAGTCCTTCCCAGTTTATCATGGCGGGCAGAGGTATGTGTTCAGAGAGAGGAAGGTTTTGGGGGAAGgaatggaggaaggaaggaagagcttGGAGGACTCTGGAGGAGGACAAAGTCCATCCTCACTGACTACCCATTTGCCATCAGGGCAAAGGTGAAGTAAGCTGGGAATTTTAGGATGTGGGGCAAGTCTTTGCCTCAAACTCGCCTGAGGCAGGCCAATCACCAGCATGGCCTCCAGGAACAGCCAGCATCCACATGTGATTTCTTGCTTACAGGCGCCCACATTAGCCAATTGGGGTTCCAGGGTTGAAGGGATACGTGGATTATATTAAGGCTATCTAAGGCCAATGACGCAGGGCCcagccgtgtttcgttctgttatacatagggttgctatgagtcagaaccgacacaccacaccacctaacaacaaggccagtgttgttgttagctgctgttgagttggcccccaactcatggcaaccccgtgtgtgtcagaagaactgtgctccacagggctttcactggctgatttttcgaagTAGATCATCTAAGGTCAATAGTCCTCCAACATTTAccctttctccctgggtcctcTTCCTTCCTCTAGCAACGGCTGACAGAGGAGCTGCAGACTGTGGAGAATGGCTACCATGACAATCCAACGTTGGAAGTGATGGAGACTTCGTCAGAGATGCAGGAGAAGAAGGTGGTCAACCTCAATGGGGAGCTGGGGGACAGCTGGATCGTCCCCCTGGACAACCTGAGCAAGGATGACCTAGATGAGGAGGAAGACACACACCTCTAATCAGGTCTGCTGGCCATGCCACAGAGCTCCTGACTGACCACCTTAAGTGCCATTTGGATTGGGGAGGAAAAGTCCTTCCCATTGAAGGAGGAAAAGACTGAGGAGGGAGGGTGGACTCTGAAGGCTCCCTCCTCCCAAACCCCACAGGGCCTTAATTTTTCCCTTTTCAAGCTGAACAAATCACATTCTCTCTAGATTCTTCTTGCAAAATAACCCACTAGTGCCTGAGCTCAGtgctgctggaagatgagaaggGGGATCCAGAAGGAACCATATGAGGGGCTGTAGAGATCATCTAGTAGAGTCCCTTCATTTAGATGAGATTACTGAGGCCCAAAGGGGTGAGTGACTTGCCAAGGTCACATGGCCACTTGGGGACAGCCAGCCAGGATGAAGACACAGATCCCGTCGCTCAGCCCAGTGCTGGTTTCCATCAAGCCACGCTACTGTGGCCACTTGCACCTTCCTGCCAGAGCAGCCCTGGACGGGGGTGAAACCACCAGTAGGGCATGGGGAGAGGGGGAGATAGAAGAGCAGGGCCGGAACCTGCCTCAGTGGGATCTGGTTGCTTGAAAGTAGAAGGCACGGGTCCCCAGCTGTCTAGTTTCTACCCCAACACCCGTGGAAGGCTTGTATCCCCACCAGGGACTGAAACTTGTAACTACTAAAGGCCAGACATCCTGTTGTTCACTGCTCAGCTGCTAGGGTAAAGACCAAGCTCTGGAACCCCCAAAATCCAGTGGAACAGCAGTAGCTGTAGGACATACCTTCCCTGGGGCCCCCAGCCAGCACAGATGTGTCTTAACAGATAGTCAACTCACACAGCCAGGGAGAATAGGCTTTACTTCACAGGAAACTCAGGGACTTGCAAGTTGCtgagagttttgttctgtttgttttttaatccagccCTCCACTGCCACAGGCCAAAGCTCCAATTGTTGGGAGGCTTTCAGCTAGCTAATCTCATGGATTCCGGTTCTCCTGAGCCACGGGGCAAAGGTCCAGACATGCAGTGTGTTCCTCAGGTGCCACCTCTGCAGCCTGGGGACTGGCCGTCCACTCCCCGGGGCCGTGCACTGTCCTCTCTATTCCTAATAGGGCGGCTGCCCTTTTCCTGCAGCTTCTGGGCCTCTCGGAAACACAAAGCTATGTCTGTTCCCCAGTGAGGGGTTCTGAGGGAGCCCAGTACCTAGCGCCTGAGGCCTGGGCAGGGTGAGACTTGGGTCTCATTTTCTGACGAGGGGGAGTCCCATGTGGAATTTTGAACTCTGCCATGGTCTCTGTTGTTCCTGGGCCCAGG
This Loxodonta africana isolate mLoxAfr1 chromosome 8, mLoxAfr1.hap2, whole genome shotgun sequence DNA region includes the following protein-coding sequences:
- the PODXL gene encoding podocalyxin; amino-acid sequence: MGSPALDVGKPGAMTPDLQATPGTTTPTTSQGTPGTTIPTTGQGIPGTTIPTTGQGTPGTTTSAAGQGYLGTTTPDPGQGHPSTTTPAPGQGHPSTTTPASDQNSGTTTPAPGQGNRDTGPSDQTTVVTPRPDSPPAVDSDGSTQSGPITPPENKTTGSQNVAKDADQSGGTSKQDVTTACGTPGETTQVACQSPSQDSASKTTPAVNPQPSGSSVTSKPRGSTTEKQSTNAPVPGSGPVDSPTVTAPVTAATPISDLSATIGGGKPAPETSTSMAPQPASPLPGPTGIPSSSPKPTTTAPQGSTTYSPTSALGSHKVKCEAPEKPNEKMLVLNLTKASPCVQGPLDEKLITILCKTVKSSFSAAQDQCHIRLAPVPESQAVVVKEISIQTNLLPSDIYELLKDKWDDLKDVGVSDMQLGDQGPPEEAEDRFSMPLIIAIVCMASFLLLVAALYGCCHQRLSHRRDQQRLTEELQTVENGYHDNPTLEVMETSSEMQEKKVVNLNGELGDSWIVPLDNLSKDDLDEEEDTHL